The following proteins come from a genomic window of Nitrosopumilaceae archaeon AB1(1):
- a CDS encoding nascent polypeptide-associated complex protein, whose translation MMRGGNRQMRRMLDKMGFDMKEIDNVLSVTIKTDKKEILLDKPTVMSMDGKDNTIFQIVADGYEEKELEVPVFSEQDIAVVCQRVKVSEEEAKNALAETNGDLARAILMLDTN comes from the coding sequence ATGATGCGTGGTGGAAATCGTCAAATGCGACGTATGTTAGACAAAATGGGTTTTGATATGAAGGAGATTGATAATGTTTTGTCTGTAACTATTAAAACTGACAAGAAAGAGATCTTATTGGATAAACCAACTGTAATGTCCATGGATGGTAAAGATAATACAATATTTCAGATAGTTGCAGATGGATATGAAGAAAAAGAACTAGAAGTTCCCGTATTCTCTGAGCAAGATATAGCTGTAGTTTGTCAACGAGTTAAAGTAAGTGAAGAAGAAGCAAAGAATGCACTAGCAGAAACAAATGGTGACCTAGCAAGAGCTATTCTTATGTTAGACACAAACTGA
- a CDS encoding PUA domain-containing protein: MDNHLKIIHTLDALFGEGTSAQLPKNYSMDFSRTGKIKSVYENDNLLCTLRIDGGLAITPYFAQILLKSDTFKDNCLEIDDDSKIFVEEGKSVFCKHVTWCGENVMVSADTPILHQNHVIAVGRAVLPSFIIKTQTRGVAVKVRHSLKSDHMVGDSS, encoded by the coding sequence GTGGATAATCATCTTAAAATTATACATACATTAGATGCCTTATTTGGAGAGGGCACTTCTGCTCAACTCCCTAAAAATTATTCTATGGATTTTTCTAGAACTGGGAAAATTAAGAGTGTATATGAAAATGATAATCTACTGTGTACGCTTCGTATTGATGGAGGTTTAGCAATAACACCATATTTCGCACAAATATTACTAAAATCTGACACATTCAAAGATAATTGTCTTGAAATAGATGATGATTCTAAGATATTTGTTGAGGAAGGAAAATCGGTATTTTGTAAACATGTCACATGGTGCGGTGAAAATGTAATGGTATCGGCCGATACACCAATTTTACATCAAAATCATGTTATCGCTGTTGGTCGTGCAGTATTACCATCTTTTATAATTAAAACTCAAACTCGTGGTGTCGCAGTAAAAGTTAGGCATAGTTTAAAATCTGACCACATGGTAGGTGATTCATCATGA
- a CDS encoding CDC48 family AAA ATPase translates to MTENGVPLKVLEAYTRDVGRGVARIDYDSMDTLGASTGDVIEIKGKRRTVAKCLPLYPSDEGKSIIRIDGLGRNNAGIAIGDTINVRKIKAVGAEKIVVAPLETIPPIDERYLADALESVPLIKGDNVMVPYFGGRLTFQVINISPSSDAVLVTQKTVFKIAEKGETLRGVPQVTYEDIGGLTDEIRKVREMIELPLRHPEIFEKLGIEAPKGVLLYGPPGTGKTLLAKAVANESNAHFISISGPEIMSKFYGESEVRLREIFKEAREKSPSIIFIDEIDSIAPKREEVTGEVERRVVSQMLSLMDGLEARGKVIVISATNRPNAIDPALRRPGRFDREIEIKVPDKKGRYDILSIHTRNMPLGDDVDIKKVAALSHGYVGADLEYLCKEAAMKCLRRLLPELNLEDEKIAPETLDKLIVNGADYHKALIEVTPSGMREVFIENPDVKWEDVGGLKKVKQELQEAVEWPMKYPELYTKLGHKMPSGILLHGPSGTGKTLLAKAVATQSEANFVSVRGPELLSKWVGESERGIREIFRRARQASPCVIFFDEIDSIAPIRGAGGETAVTERVVSQLLTELDGMQTMHGVVVLAATNRVDMIDSALLRPGRFDKIISIPLPDKESRKSILEINAKDIPVVEKNSSESIDFDKLAEITDGMSGADVASIANTAVSLVIHEFLDEGVDDIKKVEKDAENAKITMKHFESAVKKVKEQKDLKTGQKIVASYYR, encoded by the coding sequence ATGACTGAAAATGGTGTGCCTCTCAAAGTTCTTGAGGCATATACAAGAGATGTTGGTAGAGGAGTAGCTCGAATTGATTATGATTCAATGGATACTTTGGGAGCATCAACTGGTGATGTAATTGAGATTAAAGGTAAACGTAGAACAGTTGCAAAATGTCTACCATTATATCCATCAGATGAAGGAAAGTCCATCATAAGAATAGATGGACTTGGTAGAAATAATGCAGGTATTGCAATTGGTGATACAATTAATGTTCGTAAGATAAAAGCAGTTGGAGCAGAAAAAATTGTGGTAGCTCCATTAGAGACAATACCACCTATTGATGAAAGATATCTTGCAGATGCACTTGAAAGTGTTCCTCTGATAAAAGGAGATAATGTCATGGTTCCATACTTTGGTGGTAGATTAACATTTCAAGTAATCAATATATCTCCAAGTTCTGATGCAGTCCTTGTAACTCAGAAAACAGTATTCAAAATAGCAGAAAAAGGTGAAACACTAAGAGGTGTTCCACAAGTAACGTATGAAGACATTGGTGGATTAACAGATGAGATAAGAAAAGTAAGAGAGATGATCGAGTTACCATTACGACATCCAGAAATTTTTGAGAAACTAGGAATCGAAGCGCCAAAAGGTGTTTTATTATACGGTCCACCAGGAACTGGAAAGACACTATTAGCAAAAGCTGTTGCAAATGAAAGTAATGCTCATTTTATTAGCATATCTGGACCAGAAATTATGAGTAAATTTTATGGAGAGAGTGAAGTTAGATTGAGAGAAATTTTTAAAGAGGCTAGAGAAAAATCACCGTCTATCATATTTATTGATGAAATTGACTCGATTGCACCAAAAAGAGAAGAAGTTACAGGCGAGGTAGAGCGTAGAGTGGTTTCACAGATGTTATCACTCATGGATGGATTAGAGGCACGAGGAAAAGTTATTGTCATATCTGCAACAAATAGACCAAACGCAATTGATCCAGCTTTACGTAGACCAGGTAGATTTGACAGGGAGATTGAAATCAAGGTCCCAGATAAAAAAGGTCGTTATGATATACTTTCAATACATACTAGAAACATGCCACTTGGCGATGATGTAGATATAAAGAAAGTGGCCGCATTAAGTCACGGGTATGTTGGTGCAGATTTAGAATATCTTTGTAAAGAAGCTGCCATGAAGTGTCTTAGAAGACTACTTCCAGAATTAAACTTGGAAGATGAAAAAATAGCACCTGAAACACTAGATAAATTAATTGTAAATGGTGCAGATTATCATAAAGCATTAATCGAAGTAACACCATCTGGAATGAGAGAAGTCTTTATAGAAAATCCAGACGTAAAATGGGAAGATGTTGGTGGATTAAAGAAAGTAAAGCAAGAATTACAAGAAGCCGTAGAATGGCCAATGAAATATCCAGAACTATATACCAAACTTGGTCACAAAATGCCAAGTGGAATATTATTACACGGTCCTAGTGGAACTGGAAAGACACTATTAGCAAAAGCTGTTGCCACACAAAGTGAGGCAAACTTTGTTTCTGTAAGAGGTCCAGAACTATTATCAAAATGGGTAGGAGAATCAGAACGTGGCATAAGAGAAATATTCAGACGTGCAAGACAGGCATCTCCATGTGTAATATTTTTTGATGAAATTGATTCAATTGCTCCAATCAGAGGTGCAGGAGGAGAAACTGCCGTTACAGAACGAGTCGTAAGTCAATTGCTAACAGAACTTGACGGTATGCAAACAATGCATGGTGTAGTTGTATTAGCAGCAACAAATAGAGTTGATATGATCGATTCTGCTTTATTACGCCCAGGTAGATTTGATAAGATCATATCTATTCCTTTACCAGATAAAGAAAGTAGAAAGAGCATATTAGAGATTAACGCTAAAGATATTCCAGTAGTAGAGAAAAATAGTTCAGAATCTATTGATTTTGACAAACTTGCAGAAATTACGGATGGTATGAGTGGCGCTGATGTGGCGTCAATTGCCAATACTGCAGTATCACTTGTTATCCATGAATTCCTAGATGAAGGTGTAGATGATATTAAAAAAGTAGAAAAAGATGCAGAGAATGCTAAGATTACAATGAAACATTTTGAAAGTGCAGTCAAGAAGGTAAAAGAGCAAAAGGATTTGAAAACGGGTCAGAAAATTGTTGCATCATATTATAGATAA
- the hflX gene encoding GTPase HflX, producing the protein MTHNKTALLIAYNRKQDIDEAIALANTAGYEITHLIKQTYLKRPKFGISEKIVEKLVDLATEFDPDVIIYDEVLRPSQNYNLASKIHRNVLDCEALILEIFENNASSSESKLQVKLAKMRYELLRAKEKVRLARAGEQPGFLGIGQFEVDVYYNDIKHRMHGVKAKLKKSEKQRALHRQARQRVDFRTVSLAGYTSAGKTTLFNKMTGEDAAESKELFTTLSTTVRRVEDKNKKNVFLLSDTVGFISKLPEYMIEAFRSTLEEMIDTDLVMLVIDSNDQFSTMKKKLSSCRNTLNNLGVDEKKIILIFNKLDLTDDDIIREKIEDLKLEKEQKWMAISSKTGANIPKLLEVVNGILKYSQGVSV; encoded by the coding sequence TTGACACATAATAAAACAGCTCTGCTGATTGCATATAATAGAAAACAGGATATAGATGAGGCCATAGCTTTGGCTAATACAGCAGGATATGAGATTACACATTTAATAAAGCAAACTTATCTAAAGCGCCCAAAATTTGGCATCAGTGAAAAAATTGTTGAGAAACTTGTTGATTTAGCGACGGAATTTGATCCAGATGTAATAATATATGATGAAGTGTTGAGACCTAGTCAAAATTATAATTTAGCATCAAAAATACATAGAAATGTACTAGATTGTGAAGCACTAATCTTAGAAATTTTTGAAAATAATGCATCTAGTTCTGAATCAAAATTACAAGTAAAGCTTGCAAAAATGCGTTATGAGTTATTACGAGCAAAGGAAAAAGTGAGACTTGCAAGAGCAGGTGAACAACCAGGATTCCTAGGTATAGGACAATTTGAGGTAGATGTCTATTATAACGATATTAAGCATAGAATGCATGGTGTAAAGGCAAAGTTAAAAAAATCAGAAAAACAAAGAGCATTACATAGACAGGCACGACAAAGAGTTGATTTCCGTACTGTATCACTTGCAGGATACACTTCTGCTGGTAAAACAACGCTTTTCAACAAGATGACTGGTGAAGATGCCGCTGAGAGTAAGGAGTTATTCACTACTCTCTCAACTACGGTGAGAAGAGTTGAGGATAAAAACAAAAAAAATGTATTTCTATTATCAGATACGGTCGGATTTATCAGTAAATTACCTGAATATATGATTGAAGCGTTTAGATCAACATTGGAGGAAATGATCGATACAGATTTGGTTATGTTGGTAATTGATTCAAATGATCAGTTTTCAACTATGAAAAAAAAATTATCTAGTTGTAGGAATACATTGAATAATTTGGGAGTGGATGAGAAGAAGATTATATTAATTTTTAATAAATTAGATTTAACCGATGATGATATAATTAGGGAGAAAATTGAAGATTTAAAATTAGAAAAAGAACAAAAATGGATGGCAATATCATCAAAAACTGGTGCAAATATCCCTAAACTTTTAGAAGTTGTAAATGGGATTTTAAAGTATAGTCAAGGTGTATCTGTATGA
- a CDS encoding methyltransferase domain-containing protein, with the protein MQESCLFYISCPKCARTLELEVLDTSLEIEEGFLHCRYCNYSYPIISGIPILLDDFVNYISKRQILGGELFQSSKNIKIRTFLKKSLLCAKKLHITQSNEQHWVDVYQNSVKSRFYSTIRRVLDKIPKTHLALEYGCSIGTISTYLAKKHETVIGIDHSFYALQIARKNALPNIHYLVGDILNNPFGDLKFPIILGLNILDIVEPKMFVDMVSKQIQTGTLLLSDPYDFKRGINSVNDIVDAYTLRKILRANKFKITSTTVKPSMIPWILKINSRIELKYFNDLILCKKL; encoded by the coding sequence ATGCAAGAGTCTTGTTTATTCTATATATCGTGTCCTAAATGTGCTAGAACTCTTGAATTAGAGGTGCTAGATACGTCCCTTGAGATAGAGGAGGGATTCTTACACTGTCGATATTGTAATTATTCTTATCCAATTATTAGTGGTATACCTATACTACTTGATGACTTTGTCAATTACATATCTAAAAGACAAATACTTGGAGGAGAATTATTTCAATCATCTAAAAATATTAAGATTCGTACATTTTTAAAAAAATCACTACTTTGTGCTAAAAAGTTGCACATTACACAAAGTAATGAACAACACTGGGTTGATGTATATCAAAATAGTGTTAAATCTAGATTTTATTCTACCATACGTAGAGTTTTAGATAAAATTCCAAAAACACATTTAGCATTGGAATATGGTTGTTCCATAGGAACTATTTCAACATATCTTGCAAAGAAACATGAAACAGTAATTGGTATTGATCATTCTTTTTATGCACTTCAAATAGCTAGGAAAAATGCTTTACCCAATATTCACTATTTGGTAGGTGATATACTGAATAATCCATTTGGAGATCTCAAGTTTCCAATTATTTTGGGTCTGAATATACTAGATATTGTAGAACCAAAAATGTTTGTGGATATGGTATCCAAACAAATTCAAACTGGGACTTTATTACTATCTGATCCATATGATTTTAAACGTGGTATAAATTCTGTGAATGATATAGTAGATGCATATACACTTCGGAAAATTCTTAGAGCCAATAAATTTAAAATAACATCTACTACCGTTAAACCATCTATGATACCTTGGATTTTGAAGATAAATTCAAGAATAGAATTGAAATACTTTAATGATTTAATTTTATGTAAAAAACTCTAA
- a CDS encoding phosphate uptake regulator PhoU yields MEIRKIQFTGKASYIITLPKQWIKDSKVKKGDQVKIIRTGKILQVQPYNSNVQEEKKIAVFEIDSEDKPETVIRKLISCYFLGFKTIQIKPKSRMKPNQRTAVKNAVRHRLMGAEIVSESIEGMTIQIMLNQVELSVDGALKRMVHLIKSMLSDAILALREENYELAEEVISTDDEVDRFGFHIIRQLEIIIQNENIRQEIGLHDIRDCLGYRLIVKSVERTGDHIITLAEDLLEFKKKIKNDVIDLLEVMAKVAISKLDDSCLALYKGDYTLAEKTISGASEILKFDKKLGDYTRKTQDDETVYRIRRMSESIKRISEYANDISEIVLNMNVQKILKQPR; encoded by the coding sequence ATGGAAATCAGGAAAATACAGTTTACCGGTAAGGCATCATATATCATAACACTTCCAAAACAATGGATAAAAGATTCTAAAGTTAAGAAAGGTGATCAAGTAAAAATAATACGAACTGGAAAGATTTTACAGGTACAGCCATACAATTCTAATGTACAAGAGGAGAAAAAAATAGCAGTGTTTGAAATTGATTCAGAAGATAAACCTGAAACAGTAATTAGAAAATTAATTTCATGTTATTTTTTAGGATTCAAAACAATTCAAATTAAACCCAAATCAAGAATGAAACCAAATCAGAGAACTGCAGTAAAGAATGCAGTACGACATAGATTAATGGGAGCAGAGATTGTCTCTGAATCAATTGAAGGAATGACTATTCAAATCATGTTAAATCAGGTAGAGCTATCAGTGGATGGTGCTTTAAAACGTATGGTGCATTTGATAAAATCAATGCTAAGTGATGCCATTTTAGCATTAAGAGAAGAAAATTATGAACTAGCAGAAGAGGTTATCAGTACAGATGATGAAGTTGATCGTTTTGGTTTTCATATAATTAGACAATTAGAAATTATAATTCAAAACGAAAACATTAGACAAGAAATTGGATTACATGATATAAGAGACTGTTTAGGGTATAGACTAATTGTAAAGAGTGTAGAGAGAACCGGAGATCACATCATAACTCTAGCCGAAGATTTGTTGGAATTTAAGAAGAAAATTAAAAATGATGTAATCGATCTGTTGGAGGTAATGGCCAAAGTTGCTATATCAAAATTAGATGATTCGTGTTTGGCCCTCTATAAGGGAGATTATACTCTAGCAGAGAAGACAATATCAGGGGCAAGTGAAATTCTCAAATTTGATAAAAAACTTGGAGATTATACAAGAAAGACACAAGATGATGAGACAGTATATAGAATTAGACGAATGTCTGAGAGTATAAAGAGAATTTCAGAGTACGCAAATGACATATCCGAAATTGTGTTAAATATGAATGTGCAAAAGATTTTGAAACAACCGAGATAA
- the gatE gene encoding Glu-tRNA(Gln) amidotransferase subunit GatE → MTKSGLMVGLEIHQQLSTGRKLFCNCKPTESEEYDILFQRRLRVAKSETGKRDNAALFERSKDMQTEYHGNSHSSCLVEQDEEPPHELDSKSLDLALIIAASMNSKIFTEIYPMRKIVIDGSNTSGFQRTMLVSQGGTLQYMNGKSIGVQAIYLEEDAAKNLGTSGTVRRFGLDRLGIPLLEIALEPSNPKNPQEIREIALSVGRLLRSTNMVARGIGSIRQDVNVSVDGGNVVEVKGVQQLEQLEKVIEFEEKRQMGMISIAEKIKNSKTNVSQDTKIITEIMKNCQSKIIKKSLKDGCLIRAIKINNGKGIFGFSPYPDIRLGSEIAQVVRFFGVGGIFHSDELPKYGIEQEDVNHIKNTLGVKENDGWLIVAIPSSKDDIVTRAIINRLEQAKDGVPAETRLATQTGSTIFLRPRPGAARMYPETDIHPIVIKDRIEFAKKNIPKSWD, encoded by the coding sequence ATGACAAAAAGTGGCCTCATGGTAGGATTAGAAATTCATCAACAGTTAAGCACAGGGCGTAAATTATTTTGTAACTGTAAACCAACAGAATCCGAAGAGTATGATATTTTATTTCAAAGAAGGTTACGTGTGGCCAAGAGTGAAACAGGAAAACGTGATAATGCTGCTCTTTTTGAAAGATCAAAGGATATGCAAACAGAATATCACGGAAATTCACATTCAAGTTGTCTGGTAGAACAAGATGAAGAACCACCACATGAATTGGATTCCAAATCACTTGACCTAGCGCTGATTATAGCTGCATCCATGAACTCGAAAATATTTACAGAAATTTATCCAATGAGAAAAATAGTCATAGACGGATCAAATACTAGTGGATTTCAAAGGACTATGCTAGTATCACAGGGTGGCACATTACAATACATGAATGGTAAAAGTATTGGAGTACAGGCAATTTATCTTGAAGAGGACGCTGCAAAAAATCTGGGTACTAGTGGAACTGTAAGAAGATTTGGTCTTGATAGACTTGGAATACCACTACTTGAAATTGCTCTAGAACCATCAAATCCGAAGAACCCACAAGAAATAAGAGAGATTGCATTGAGTGTTGGACGATTATTAAGATCAACAAATATGGTAGCAAGAGGGATTGGTAGTATACGTCAGGATGTAAACGTTTCAGTAGATGGAGGTAATGTTGTAGAAGTAAAAGGAGTACAACAGTTGGAGCAATTAGAGAAGGTGATAGAATTTGAGGAGAAGAGACAGATGGGAATGATATCCATAGCGGAAAAAATAAAAAATTCAAAGACAAACGTATCCCAAGATACAAAAATTATTACTGAAATTATGAAAAATTGTCAATCTAAGATAATTAAAAAATCACTTAAAGACGGATGTTTGATACGTGCCATCAAGATAAACAATGGCAAAGGTATATTTGGTTTTTCACCATATCCAGATATACGATTAGGCTCAGAAATCGCTCAAGTTGTTAGATTCTTTGGGGTAGGTGGAATATTTCACTCTGATGAACTCCCAAAGTATGGAATTGAGCAAGAAGATGTGAATCATATTAAAAATACTTTGGGGGTAAAAGAAAATGATGGTTGGTTGATAGTAGCAATACCATCATCAAAAGATGATATCGTTACAAGGGCAATAATCAATAGACTGGAACAAGCAAAAGACGGAGTGCCAGCTGAGACTAGACTTGCAACACAAACGGGCAGTACCATATTCCTCAGACCAAGACCTGGTGCTGCCAGAATGTATCCAGAAACAGATATTCACCCTATAGTAATAAAAGACAGAATAGAATTTGCTAAAAAAAACATACCAAAATCATGGGATTAG